A stretch of Bradyrhizobium sp. CCBAU 53338 DNA encodes these proteins:
- a CDS encoding M20 aminoacylase family protein, giving the protein MPIVNRVADLQPDIQAWRRDIHQHPELLYDVHRTAAFVADRLREFGCDEVVTGIGQTGVVGVIKGNKPAGEGLKAIGLRADMDALPVEEQTNLPYASKTPGKMHACGHDGHTAMLLGAARYLAETRNFAGDAIVIFQPAEEGGAGGAAMVKDGMMERFGIDQVYGMHNGPGIPIGSFAIRPGPIMAATDEVDIKIEGLGGHAARPHKCIDSVLVGAQVITALQSIVARSVDPLESAVISICEFHAGNARNVIPQTAELRGTIRTLSPEVRKLVEKRVHEVVAGVAQITGAKIDLHYKRNYPVVNNHAAETEVAMRIAKQVAGDANVHEMSPLMGGEDFAYMLEARPGAFIFCGNGDSAGLHHPAYNFNDEAIVFGTSYWVKLVEEQLAAS; this is encoded by the coding sequence ATGCCCATCGTGAACCGCGTCGCCGACCTTCAACCCGATATTCAGGCTTGGCGGCGGGACATCCACCAGCATCCTGAACTGCTGTATGACGTCCACCGCACTGCAGCATTCGTTGCGGACCGGCTTCGCGAGTTTGGCTGCGACGAGGTCGTTACCGGCATCGGCCAGACCGGCGTGGTCGGCGTGATCAAGGGCAACAAGCCCGCTGGCGAAGGGCTCAAGGCGATCGGCTTGCGCGCCGACATGGACGCGCTGCCCGTCGAAGAGCAGACCAACCTGCCTTACGCCTCGAAGACTCCGGGCAAGATGCACGCCTGCGGCCATGACGGTCATACCGCGATGCTGCTCGGCGCCGCGCGCTACCTCGCAGAAACCCGCAACTTCGCCGGCGACGCGATCGTGATCTTCCAGCCGGCCGAGGAGGGCGGCGCCGGCGGCGCGGCCATGGTCAAGGACGGCATGATGGAGCGCTTCGGCATCGACCAAGTCTACGGCATGCACAACGGTCCCGGCATTCCGATCGGCTCGTTCGCGATCCGGCCGGGCCCCATCATGGCGGCAACCGACGAGGTCGACATCAAGATCGAGGGGCTCGGCGGCCACGCCGCGCGTCCGCACAAGTGCATCGATTCGGTTCTGGTCGGCGCCCAGGTGATCACCGCGTTGCAGTCGATCGTCGCGCGCAGCGTCGATCCGCTGGAATCGGCCGTGATCTCGATCTGCGAATTCCACGCCGGCAATGCCCGCAACGTCATCCCGCAGACGGCGGAGTTGCGTGGAACCATTCGCACGCTGTCGCCGGAGGTACGCAAGCTGGTCGAGAAGCGGGTGCACGAAGTGGTGGCGGGCGTGGCGCAGATCACCGGCGCCAAGATCGATCTGCACTACAAGCGCAACTATCCAGTCGTGAACAACCACGCCGCGGAGACCGAAGTGGCGATGCGCATCGCCAAACAGGTCGCGGGCGATGCCAATGTGCACGAGATGTCGCCGCTGATGGGCGGCGAGGATTTTGCCTACATGCTGGAAGCGCGTCCCGGCGCGTTCATCTTCTGCGGCAATGGCGATAGCGCAGGCCTGCATCACCCCGCCTACAATTTCAACGACGAGGCGATCGTGTTCGGCACGTCCTACTGGGTCAAACTGGTCGAGGAACAGCTCGCAGCGTCGTGA
- a CDS encoding GMC family oxidoreductase: protein MPRRLEGEFDYIVVGAGTAGCIIANRLSAEPKNRVLILEAGGDDNWIWFHIPVGYLFAIGNPRSDWMFKTEAEPGLNGRALAYPRGKVIGGCSAINAMISMRGQAADYDHWRQLGMTGWGYDDVLPLFKRLEDHFLGASEHHGAGGGWRIEAPRLSWDVLDAVGDAAEEMGIKRIPDFNTGDNEGTSYFHVNQKRGRRWSSARGFLKPALGRPNLRLEKNVLVDRLIVEQGRAVGVRFIQNGEIVEARAKREVILSAGSIGSVQVLHRSGIGPADWLSPLGIDIVMDKPGVGRNLQDHLQQRAIYKVEGVRTLNETYYNLFRRGLMGLDYAFRRRGPLTMAPSQLGIFTRSDATRARANIQFHVQPLSLDKFGDPLHRFPAITVSACNLQPTSRGTVRLRSATPDEKPIIAPNYLSTDDDRQVGADAIRTTRRLMQQKALAKYRPSEYLPGPTVGDDDASLAKAAGDIGTTIFHPVGTAKMGAVSDPMAVVDERLRFYGLNGLRIVDASIMPTITSGNTNTPTAMIAEKGATMILEDAK from the coding sequence ATGCCAAGACGCCTCGAAGGTGAATTTGACTACATCGTGGTAGGCGCCGGCACGGCGGGCTGCATCATTGCCAACCGGCTATCGGCCGAGCCCAAGAACCGCGTCCTCATTCTCGAGGCCGGCGGCGACGACAACTGGATCTGGTTCCATATTCCGGTCGGCTATCTCTTCGCCATTGGCAATCCGCGCTCGGACTGGATGTTCAAGACCGAGGCCGAGCCGGGCCTGAACGGCCGCGCGCTCGCCTATCCCAGAGGCAAGGTGATCGGCGGCTGCTCGGCGATCAACGCCATGATCTCGATGCGCGGCCAGGCCGCCGACTACGATCACTGGCGTCAGCTCGGCATGACCGGCTGGGGCTACGATGATGTGCTGCCGCTGTTCAAAAGGCTCGAGGATCACTTCCTGGGCGCAAGCGAGCATCACGGCGCCGGCGGTGGCTGGCGCATCGAGGCGCCGCGTCTGTCGTGGGACGTTCTCGATGCCGTCGGCGACGCTGCAGAAGAGATGGGCATCAAGCGGATCCCCGACTTCAACACCGGCGACAACGAAGGCACGAGCTACTTCCACGTCAATCAGAAGCGCGGCCGGCGCTGGTCGTCGGCGCGCGGCTTTCTCAAGCCCGCGCTGGGCCGTCCCAATCTGCGGCTCGAGAAAAACGTGCTGGTCGACCGTCTGATCGTCGAGCAGGGCCGCGCCGTCGGCGTGCGCTTCATCCAGAACGGCGAGATCGTCGAGGCGCGAGCAAAGCGCGAGGTGATTCTGTCGGCCGGCTCGATCGGCTCGGTGCAAGTGCTGCATCGCTCCGGCATCGGTCCGGCCGATTGGCTGTCGCCACTCGGTATCGACATCGTCATGGACAAGCCCGGCGTCGGGCGCAATTTGCAGGACCATCTCCAGCAGCGCGCAATCTACAAGGTCGAGGGCGTGCGCACGCTGAACGAGACCTATTACAATCTGTTCCGGCGCGGCCTGATGGGCCTCGATTACGCCTTCCGCCGCCGCGGCCCGCTGACCATGGCACCGTCGCAACTCGGCATCTTCACGCGTTCCGATGCGACGCGTGCGCGCGCCAACATCCAGTTCCACGTGCAGCCGTTGTCGCTCGACAAGTTCGGCGATCCTCTGCACCGCTTCCCTGCGATCACCGTCAGCGCCTGCAATCTCCAGCCGACGTCGCGCGGCACTGTGCGGCTGCGCTCGGCCACGCCCGACGAGAAGCCGATCATCGCGCCGAACTACCTTTCGACCGATGACGACCGCCAGGTCGGCGCCGACGCCATCCGCACCACCCGCCGCCTGATGCAGCAGAAGGCGCTCGCGAAATATCGCCCGAGCGAATATCTGCCCGGCCCCACCGTCGGCGACGACGACGCCTCGCTCGCAAAGGCCGCCGGCGATATCGGCACCACGATCTTCCATCCCGTCGGCACGGCCAAGATGGGCGCGGTGAGCGATCCCATGGCAGTGGTCGACGAGCGCCTGCGTTTCTATGGCCTCA